One stretch of Poecilia reticulata strain Guanapo linkage group LG21, Guppy_female_1.0+MT, whole genome shotgun sequence DNA includes these proteins:
- the faxca gene encoding failed axon connections homolog has product MYWRVVGFAWTGSCVVDLGRNRSFDEQLSLYGYIVAHPLQDHGGMMSALGSDSWWRKTLYVTGGALLAAAAYLLHELLTIRKEEELDSKDAIILHQFSRPKSGAPSLSPFCLKLETYLRMADLPYQNYFDGRLSPQGKMPWIEYNQEQVYGTEFIIEFLEERLGVSLNKSLTPQERALSRAITKMVEEHFYWTMAYCQWVDNLEETQKMLSVSGPLSDLLKWILSHLTGGIVKREMYGHGIGRFSKEEVYSLMEKDMRTLATLLGDKKYIMGSKLSAVDATVFGHLAPAMWTLPGSRPERLIKGELINLAMYCERIRRRFWPEWFVDLEDFRYDLAAELSDTPSKLPDLGLYSRTDTSQETIYSHTSPLSHLSHLSHTPTPQEPPSPVSDPTGHSLYDSDMDTECSEIDQLKC; this is encoded by the exons ATGTACTGGCGCGTCGTCGGCTTCGCCTGGACGGGGTCGTGTGTGGTTGATCTCGGCCGGAACCGGAGCTTCGATGAGCAGCTCTCGCTTTACGGGTACATCGTCGCCCACCCTCTGCAGGACCACGGCGGGATGATGTCGGCGCTGGGCTCGGACTCGTGGTGGAGGAAGACCCTGTATGTGACCGGAGGCGCTCTGCTGGCCGCTGCTGCCTATCTGCTGCACGAACTGCTGACCATCAG AAAAGAAGAGGAGCTGGACTCTAAAGATGCCATCATCCTCCACCAGTTCTCCCGGCCCAAATCTGGGGCCCCTTCCCTCTCCCCCTTCTGCCTTAAACTGGAGACCTACCTCCGTATGGCCGACCTGCCCTACCAG AACTACTTTGACGGGAGGCTGTCGCCGCAGGGAAAGATGCCGTGGATCGAGTACAACCAGGAGCAGGTCTACGGCACCGAGTTCATCATCGAGTTTCTGGAGGAGAGGCTGGGCGTGAGCCTGAACAAGAGCCTGACGCCGCAGGAGAGGGCCTTGTCTCGCGCAATCACCAAAATGGTGGAAGAACACTTTTACTG GACTATGGCTTACTGCCAGTGGGTGGACAACCTGGAGGAGACTCAGAAGATGCTGTCGGTGAGCGGACCATTGAGCGACCTGCTCAAGTGGATCCTGAGTCACCTGACGGGCGGGATCGTTAAGAGGGAAATGTACGGCCACGGGATTGGACGGTTCTCTAAGGAAGAGGTCTACAGCCTCATGGAGAAGGACATGCGAACCTTGGCCACTTTGCTAG GTGATAAGAAGTACATCATGGGCTCCAAGCTTTCAGCAGTAGACGCTACGGTGTTTGGCCACCTGGCTCCGGCCATGTGGACTCTACCAGGATCCCGACCGGAGCGGCTCATCAAAG GCGAGCTCATCAACCTGGCCATGTACTGCGAGCGCATCCGCCGGCGCTTCTGGCCCGAGTGGTTCGTGGACCTGGAGGACTTCCGCTACGACCTCGCCGCCGAGCTCAGCGACACGCCCTCCAAGCTCCCGGACCTGGGCCTCTACTCTCGCACAGACACTTCCCAGGAGACGATTTACTCGCACACCTCTCCGCTTTCCCATCTCTCCCACCTCTCGCACACTCCCACCCCTCAGGAGCCCCCGTCGCCCGTCAGCGACCCCACGGGCCACTCCCTCTACGACTCCGACATGGACACCGAGTGCTCTGAAATAGATCAGCTCAAGTGTTGA